A part of Acidobacteriota bacterium genomic DNA contains:
- a CDS encoding DUF885 family protein gives MLTGHVVVSARAAQPAASYDTLVALFTEWRQFEAPPLLDGAPDYTAAAMAKKRVGLDDFVRRLAAIDPSAWPVAQQVDYHVVRAELNGLDFNLRVLQPWAKDPAYYASVRTSESDTPAEEGPTIHGAVRLWKYSVWPRTSLSVVSPLTAEAAARLAAELRTVPPLLQQARGNLAGSNARDLWVAGVKTHRNQSATLERLAGLTRESGAELQAAIRAAREATDAFADWLEREAPSKTGPSGIGRDHYTWYLQNVLLLPLTWEDEVAMMRQELARSHASLRLEEHRNRRLPPLDPVATAEEFAALQEASITKYIAFMREHRVLPVKDYYDHALRERVFPFYPEATRNFFHQCTHREPMTLWTHFYHYWDLATIEKEPHPSPIRRGALLYNIWMSRAEGVATGMEEWAMHAGLYDDNPRAKEIVWIMLATRAARGLSSLYAHANEIDMAGASDMHVEWTPRGWMRRDLDLLGFEQQLYLRQPGYGTSYITGARLVDALMAERARQLGDAFTLERFFDEMNQAGLIPVSLIHWQLTGDRGLIETVLRTGSAPR, from the coding sequence TCGTCTCCGCGCGCGCGGCCCAGCCCGCCGCTTCGTACGACACGCTCGTTGCGCTCTTCACCGAGTGGCGCCAGTTCGAGGCCCCTCCGCTGCTCGACGGCGCGCCCGACTACACGGCGGCCGCCATGGCGAAGAAGCGCGTCGGGCTCGACGACTTCGTCCGCCGGCTCGCGGCCATCGACCCCAGCGCGTGGCCCGTGGCGCAGCAGGTCGACTACCACGTCGTCCGCGCCGAGTTGAACGGGCTCGACTTCAACCTGCGGGTGCTGCAGCCCTGGGCGAAGGATCCCGCCTACTACGCCTCGGTGCGGACGTCGGAGAGCGACACGCCGGCCGAGGAGGGCCCGACGATCCATGGCGCCGTGAGGCTCTGGAAGTACTCGGTGTGGCCGAGGACGAGCCTGTCGGTGGTTTCGCCGCTGACGGCAGAGGCCGCGGCGCGGCTGGCCGCCGAACTGCGGACCGTCCCGCCGCTGCTGCAGCAGGCCCGCGGGAACCTCGCCGGCAGCAACGCGCGCGACCTGTGGGTGGCTGGCGTCAAGACACACCGCAACCAGAGCGCGACGCTCGAGCGCCTGGCCGGCCTGACGCGCGAGTCGGGCGCCGAACTGCAGGCGGCCATCCGCGCGGCGCGTGAGGCCACGGACGCGTTCGCCGACTGGCTCGAGCGCGAGGCGCCGTCGAAGACGGGGCCTTCGGGCATCGGCAGGGACCACTACACGTGGTACCTGCAGAACGTCCTGCTCCTGCCGCTCACGTGGGAAGACGAGGTCGCGATGATGCGCCAGGAACTGGCGCGGTCGCACGCGTCGCTTCGCCTCGAGGAGCATCGCAACCGCCGTCTGCCGCCGCTCGACCCGGTGGCCACCGCCGAGGAGTTCGCCGCGCTGCAGGAGGCCAGCATCACGAAGTACATCGCCTTCATGCGCGAGCACCGCGTCCTGCCGGTGAAGGACTACTACGACCACGCCCTGCGTGAACGGGTCTTCCCGTTCTATCCCGAGGCCACGCGAAACTTCTTCCACCAGTGCACGCATCGCGAGCCGATGACGCTCTGGACGCACTTCTACCACTACTGGGACCTCGCCACGATCGAGAAGGAGCCGCACCCGAGCCCGATCAGGCGCGGCGCGCTGCTCTACAACATCTGGATGAGCCGCGCGGAGGGGGTCGCCACCGGCATGGAGGAATGGGCGATGCACGCGGGGCTGTACGACGACAACCCGCGCGCGAAGGAGATTGTCTGGATCATGCTGGCCACGCGCGCCGCGCGCGGCCTGTCGTCGCTGTATGCGCACGCCAACGAGATCGACATGGCGGGCGCGAGCGACATGCACGTCGAGTGGACGCCGCGGGGCTGGATGCGTCGCGACCTCGACCTGCTCGGCTTCGAGCAGCAGCTCTACCTGCGCCAGCCCGGCTACGGGACCAGCTACATCACCGGCGCGCGGCTCGTCGACGCCCTCATGGCCGAGCGCGCCCGCCAGCTCGGCGACGCGTTCACGCTCGAGCGGTTCTTCGACGAGATGAACCAGGCCGGCCTGATCCCGGTGTCGTTGATCCACTGGCAGTTGACGGGCGACCGCGGCCTGATCGAGACCGTGCTCCGGACGGGCAGCGCACCACGGTAG
- a CDS encoding ATP-binding protein, which produces MVADEPARLASLRRYRILDTDPERAFDDLALLASQICGTPIALISLVDEDRQWFKARVGVAFSETARSISFCAHAIEQAGLFVVPDATDDARFRDNPLVQQAPRIRFYAGAPLVTPEGHALGTLCVVDRVPRRLTDAQTRALEALRRQAEAQLELRRNLIELERALAERDRAEAEQTALIGELRASLDNVGKLSGLMPYCSTCELNMVIPAVPSAIGRVSDGLRQVLEAKQWSEDEVIPVELALQEALANAIRHGCKGDPAKHVQCCVTIDEGRDLLIVVRDPGTGFDAGAVPNPLEGENALRSSGRGVFLINQLMDEVAFADGGREVQMRKRRG; this is translated from the coding sequence GCTCGCCTCGCAGATTTGCGGGACGCCCATCGCGCTCATCAGCCTGGTCGACGAGGACCGGCAGTGGTTCAAGGCGCGCGTCGGCGTCGCGTTCAGTGAGACGGCGCGCAGCATCTCGTTCTGCGCGCACGCCATCGAACAGGCCGGGCTCTTCGTCGTGCCCGATGCCACCGACGACGCGCGCTTTCGCGACAACCCGCTCGTGCAGCAGGCGCCGCGCATCCGCTTCTACGCGGGGGCGCCGCTCGTGACACCCGAGGGCCACGCGCTCGGCACGCTGTGCGTCGTCGATCGCGTGCCGCGCCGGCTGACCGACGCGCAGACGCGCGCCCTCGAGGCCCTGCGCCGGCAGGCCGAGGCTCAGCTCGAGCTGCGCCGCAATCTCATCGAGCTCGAGCGGGCTCTGGCCGAGCGCGACCGTGCCGAGGCCGAGCAGACGGCGCTCATCGGCGAGCTGCGGGCATCGCTCGACAACGTCGGCAAGCTGAGCGGGCTGATGCCCTACTGTTCGACGTGCGAGCTGAACATGGTCATTCCCGCCGTGCCGTCGGCGATCGGCCGCGTCAGTGACGGCCTGAGGCAGGTGCTCGAGGCGAAGCAGTGGAGTGAGGACGAGGTGATCCCCGTCGAGCTCGCCTTGCAGGAAGCGCTGGCGAATGCGATCCGGCACGGCTGCAAGGGCGATCCGGCCAAGCACGTGCAGTGCTGCGTGACCATCGACGAGGGTCGCGACCTGCTCATCGTCGTGCGCGACCCGGGCACCGGCTTCGACGCGGGTGCGGTACCGAACCCCCTCGAGGGCGAGAACGCGCTGCGGTCGAGCGGACGCGGGGTGTTCCTGATCAACCAGCTGATGGACGAGGTGGCCTTCGCCGACGGTGGGCGCGAGGTGCAGATGCGCAAGCGCCGCGGCTGA